The Bacteroidia bacterium genome contains a region encoding:
- a CDS encoding nucleotidyl transferase AbiEii/AbiGii toxin family protein — MNKFTHVQEWFQLPDETKIRLFAETSRQIGLPSSSASEKDWWVVHTLAVIFSMDCANALIFKGGTSLSKGWNLIQRFSEDIDLALDREFLGFKGELSKQDIKKLRRKSFQFITEVFTEELKKKFVELGFKDVKVKYREVENHDQDPLIIEIYYNKLTETDTYLKPGVLVEVGSRSLKEPFTQRTFGTFTSQIYSDNPFTDNPITIPVVNPERTFLEKIFLLHEEFQKPQDKIRVERLSRHLYDIEKLSQTDYAKIALQDTELYNTIVRHRSKFTAISGIDYGKHNPANLRFIPPETIIKKWEADYEEMKGSMIYDNPLSFNEMIKRLAELQKRINKIRADE; from the coding sequence ATGAATAAGTTCACACATGTACAAGAGTGGTTTCAGTTACCTGATGAAACCAAAATCAGATTGTTTGCAGAAACAAGCCGACAAATTGGTTTGCCGTCTTCGTCTGCATCAGAAAAAGATTGGTGGGTTGTTCATACATTGGCAGTAATTTTTTCAATGGATTGTGCTAATGCTTTAATTTTCAAAGGTGGAACATCATTAAGCAAAGGTTGGAATTTGATACAACGTTTTTCAGAAGATATTGATTTGGCTTTAGACAGAGAGTTTTTAGGTTTCAAAGGCGAATTATCTAAACAAGATATCAAAAAACTAAGAAGAAAATCGTTTCAATTCATCACAGAAGTTTTTACCGAAGAACTAAAGAAAAAGTTTGTTGAATTAGGTTTCAAAGATGTAAAAGTAAAATATCGTGAAGTAGAAAATCACGACCAAGACCCTTTAATTATAGAAATTTACTACAACAAGCTAACTGAAACAGATACTTATTTGAAACCTGGTGTCTTGGTAGAAGTTGGTAGTCGTTCATTGAAAGAGCCATTTACACAAAGAACTTTTGGAACATTTACTTCCCAAATCTATTCAGACAATCCTTTTACTGATAATCCAATAACCATTCCTGTTGTAAATCCTGAACGGACGTTTCTTGAAAAGATATTTCTACTGCATGAAGAATTTCAGAAACCGCAAGACAAAATACGAGTGGAACGACTTAGCCGACATCTTTACGACATTGAAAAGTTGAGCCAAACAGATTATGCAAAAATAGCATTGCAAGATACCGAACTTTACAACACAATCGTAAGACATCGCAGTAAATTCACAGCAATTTCGGGCATTGACTACGGTAAGCACAATCCTGCAAACCTCAGATTTATTCCGCCTGAAACCATTATAAAAAAGTGGGAAGCGGACTACGAAGAAATGAAAGGCAGTATGATATACGACAATCCACTATCATTTAACGAAATGATAAAACGCTTGGCAGAATTACAGAAACGAATAAACAAAATACGGGCAGATGAATA
- a CDS encoding transposase, with amino-acid sequence MIKKMSQSKLVHIDETIARISGIDGYVWVFANYDCVYYLFRETREPEFLKELLQDFKGVLVSDFYTGYDSLECEQQKCLVHLIRDLNEDFMKHQLDEDFKQIISEFGNLLRNIIATIDKYGLKQFHLNKHKKEVEKFYKKVILQEFESDLAISYQKRFVKYKEKLFMFLNQDGIPWNNNNAEHSIKPFAKWRKKISKSLTKKNIEHHLILLSILQTCKYQGINFFDFLKSGEKSIYEYSEK; translated from the coding sequence ATTATCAAAAAAATGAGCCAATCAAAATTAGTTCACATTGATGAAACTATTGCACGAATTAGCGGTATTGACGGATATGTTTGGGTTTTTGCAAACTATGACTGCGTATATTACCTTTTCAGAGAAACGAGAGAACCAGAGTTTTTAAAAGAGTTATTACAAGATTTTAAAGGTGTTTTGGTTTCTGATTTTTACACGGGTTATGATTCCTTAGAATGTGAACAACAAAAGTGTTTAGTTCATTTAATAAGAGATTTGAATGAAGATTTTATGAAACATCAGTTAGATGAGGATTTTAAGCAGATAATATCAGAATTTGGGAATCTTCTACGAAATATTATTGCAACGATTGACAAATATGGATTAAAGCAGTTTCATCTGAATAAGCACAAAAAAGAAGTAGAAAAATTTTACAAAAAAGTCATTTTGCAAGAGTTTGAATCTGATTTGGCAATATCCTATCAAAAACGATTTGTCAAATACAAAGAGAAGTTATTTATGTTTCTAAATCAAGATGGCATTCCTTGGAACAACAATAATGCAGAACATTCCATCAAACCATTTGCCAAATGGAGAAAGAAAATCAGCAAAAGTCTTACAAAGAAAAACATAGAACATCATTTGATTTTACTTTCAATACTGCAAACTTGTAAATATCAAGGTATCAATTTCTTTGACTTTTTAAAATCGGGAGAAAAGAGCATTTATGAATATTCAGAAAAGTAG
- a CDS encoding DUF6088 family protein, producing MSKSIEIRVLEKIKRSPKGTLFFVDSFASIGNAKAINKALERLVKSAELERVATGIYVRPIIDDYIGKVLPSIEEIAIAIVKRDRATIVPTGSYAMYKLGLTTQFPLNIVFYSDTSARKIKIGKQTITFKKASSKNLSFIGEISMLAIQALRTIGKDNITNEDTKQIKNILKNENPKHLQHDLLLAPVWIRKLIATDE from the coding sequence ATGTCCAAAAGCATTGAAATTAGAGTATTAGAAAAGATAAAGCGAAGCCCGAAAGGAACGCTTTTCTTTGTAGATAGTTTTGCTTCGATTGGCAATGCCAAAGCGATAAACAAGGCATTAGAACGCTTGGTAAAATCGGCAGAATTAGAAAGAGTTGCCACAGGCATTTATGTTCGTCCTATCATTGATGATTACATTGGGAAGGTTTTACCAAGCATTGAAGAAATTGCCATTGCCATTGTCAAAAGAGACCGAGCTACAATAGTTCCGACAGGCAGTTATGCAATGTATAAATTGGGTTTAACAACACAATTTCCGTTAAACATTGTTTTCTATTCTGACACATCGGCACGAAAAATTAAAATCGGCAAACAAACTATTACGTTTAAAAAAGCAAGTTCAAAAAACCTTTCTTTCATTGGAGAAATAAGTATGTTGGCAATTCAGGCATTGCGAACAATTGGAAAAGACAACATAACCAATGAAGACACAAAACAGATAAAAAACATTTTGAAAAACGAAAATCCGAAACACTTGCAACACGATTTACTGTTAGCACCTGTTTGGATTAGAAAATTGATTGCAACCGATGAATAA
- a CDS encoding acetyl-CoA C-acyltransferase, whose amino-acid sequence MKSSEVFIVAAQRTPIGSFLGSLSGFSATQLGAIALKGAMTQATSTLELVGTNSGNGVSAFNTAYRADAQPVNAIADELAKHIDELYFGNVMSANLGQSPASQVAYYAGLNKQTPCTVINKVCASGMKSVMMGAQTIQSGDNQIVAAGGMESMSNVPHYLPGGRTGSKYGNIQLLDGINQDGLLDVYNQYLMGTPGEMTAKRFEISREEQDAFAIRSFQLANESIRSGAFHSEIAPIAISTKKGDTIFADDEGPAKVIYEKIPTLKPAFQKDGTITAANASTMNDGASALILASSDAVKNHHLRPIARIVSFADAALEPEWFTIAPEVAIQRALKKANLTINDIDTFEINEAFAVVVLANMKLLNIPLEKVNLMGGAISLGHPLGSSGSRIIVTAITSLARTNGKYALAAICNGGGGASAIIIERL is encoded by the coding sequence GTGCCATTGCATTAAAAGGGGCTATGACTCAGGCCACTTCTACCTTAGAATTAGTAGGTACAAACTCCGGAAACGGAGTTTCTGCGTTTAATACGGCATATCGTGCTGATGCACAGCCGGTTAATGCAATAGCTGACGAACTGGCAAAGCATATAGACGAGTTGTATTTTGGGAACGTGATGTCAGCTAATTTAGGGCAATCACCAGCCAGCCAAGTAGCATATTATGCAGGCTTAAATAAGCAAACCCCTTGTACCGTAATCAACAAAGTATGTGCTTCCGGTATGAAATCTGTTATGATGGGAGCACAAACTATCCAATCCGGTGATAATCAAATTGTGGCAGCCGGTGGTATGGAAAGTATGTCTAACGTCCCACATTACTTACCGGGCGGACGTACCGGCAGCAAATATGGTAATATCCAACTACTTGACGGAATTAACCAAGATGGCCTATTAGACGTTTATAATCAATATCTTATGGGAACTCCGGGAGAAATGACCGCTAAACGTTTTGAGATTTCCCGTGAAGAACAAGATGCTTTTGCTATTCGTTCTTTCCAGTTAGCCAATGAATCTATTCGTTCTGGTGCTTTTCATAGCGAAATAGCCCCCATTGCAATCTCTACCAAAAAAGGTGATACTATCTTTGCTGACGATGAAGGCCCTGCAAAAGTTATCTATGAAAAAATCCCAACTCTAAAGCCGGCATTTCAAAAAGACGGTACAATAACGGCAGCAAATGCTTCTACCATGAATGACGGAGCCTCTGCACTTATTTTAGCCAGCTCAGATGCCGTTAAAAACCATCATCTGCGCCCAATCGCCCGTATCGTGTCTTTTGCCGATGCAGCCTTAGAACCAGAATGGTTTACCATAGCGCCAGAAGTAGCTATTCAAAGAGCACTAAAAAAAGCAAACCTAACCATTAATGATATAGATACCTTTGAAATCAATGAAGCCTTTGCAGTAGTTGTGTTAGCAAATATGAAGCTACTCAATATCCCACTCGAAAAAGTAAATTTAATGGGTGGTGCTATTTCCTTAGGACATCCTTTGGGAAGTAGTGGCTCACGAATTATCGTTACAGCAATTACTTCCTTAGCCAGAACAAACGGAAAATACGCACTTGCAGCTATCTGCAATGGCGGCGGCGGAGCCTCAGCTATCATTATAGAGAGATTGTAA